The following proteins come from a genomic window of Miscanthus floridulus cultivar M001 chromosome 2, ASM1932011v1, whole genome shotgun sequence:
- the LOC136535838 gene encoding voltage-dependent chloride channel 1, chloroplastic-like, whose amino-acid sequence MAAPSPKPPTPRRRGHHQHPPSSTFTRRLHVARCSPDPPPPPPPASMPPNPNPVLSLLSAVPDWADAIQERRVRDRRPLYDHAAWREHRSSRRHLRHLLTSLSSRAILSLAPPVSAFTAFAAAIATYNTLLPAYALTASSLPYQLTAPALALLLVFRTEASYARFDEGRKAWMRVLAGAADLAGMVMHHPNNLHTRPGTGGRQADDDDDPLRRALINYILAFPVALKCHIIFDSDVKGDLQGLLAEDDLNVVLASKHRPRCIIEFISQSLQMLDLDEQKRSIMESKLSCFLEGIGVCEQLMGIPIPLSYTRLTSRFLVLWHLTLPVILWEECKWIVVPATFISAASLFCIEEVGVLIEEPFPMLALDALCKQLHDSIKDVMAVQNSVHSRLVAKTTKDHRGSRCENNGWPSSKREEAKID is encoded by the exons ATGGCGGCGCCGTCGCCCAAACCCCCGACACCACGCCGGCGCGGCCACCACCAGCACCCGCCCAGCTCCACATTCACCCGCCGCCTCCACGTTGCTCGCTGCTCCCCcgacccaccaccaccaccaccacccgcctCCATGCCCCCGAACCCGAACCCTGTGCTGTCCCTTCTCTCCGCGGTGCCCGACTGGGCCGACGCCATCCAGGAGCGCCGCGTCCGCGACCGCCGCCCGCTCTACGACCACGCCGCCTGGCGGGAGCACCGCAGCTCCCGCCGCCACCTGCGCCACCTCCTCACCTCGCTCTCCTCCCGCGCCATCCTCTCCCTCGCGCCCCCGGTCTCCGCCTTCAccgccttcgccgccgccatcgccacctACAACACGCTCCTCCCGGCCTACGCGCTCACCGCCTCCTCGCTCCCCTACCAGCTCAccgcgcccgcgctcgcgctcctCCTAGTCTTCCGCACCGAGGCCTCCTACGCGCGCTTCGACGAGGGACGCAAGGCGTGGATGCGCGTGCTCGCCGGCGCCGCCGACCTCGCCGGGATGGTCATGCATCATCCTAATAATCTCCATACCCGTCCCGGTACCGGGGGACGACaggctgacgacgacgacgacccgcTCCGGCGCGCGCTCATCAACTACATCCTCGCCTTCCCCGTCGCGCTCAAG TGCCACATAATTTTCGATTCCGATGTAAAAGGGGACCTTCAGGGCTTGCTTGCCGAAGATGACCTGAATGTTGTTCTAGCATCGAAACATCGACCACGATGTATTATCGAATTCATTTCACAGAGTCTCCAAATGCTAGATCTCGATGAACAGAAGCGGAGCATCATG GAGTCTAAACTGTCATGTTTTCTTGAAGGAATCGGTGTTTGCGAGCAGCTCATGGGGATTCCTATTCCTCTGTCATACACTAGACTTACTTCAAGATTCCTTGTGCTGTGGCATCTTACACTCCCAGTGATACTCTGGGAGGAATGTAAATGGATTGTTGTTCCAGCTACCTTTATCAGTGCTGCATCACTATTCTGCATTGAGGAA GTTGGTGTTCTAATCGAAGAGCCGTTCCCCATGCTAGCTCTCGATGCCCTGTGCAAGCAGCTCCATGACAGTATTAAGGATGTGATGGCGGTGCAGAACTCGGTTCACTCGCGACTAGTTGCCAAGACTACTAAGGACCACAGGGGCAGTAGGTGCGAGAACAATGGGTGGCCTAGCTCCAAAAGAGAAGAAGCCAAGATTGATTGA